In the genome of Kitasatospora cathayae, one region contains:
- the metH gene encoding methionine synthase yields the protein MATAADPSITQQSRANALREALATRVVVADGAMGTMLQAQDPTLEDFQDLEGCNEVLNITRPDIVRSVHEAYFAVGVDCVETNTFGANYAALGEYEIADRIFELSEAGARIAREVADAHAADGRPRWVLGSIGPGTKLPTLGHAPYETLRDGFQQNAAGLIAGGADALLVETSQDLLQTKAAILGSKRALAEAGLDLPLLVQVTVETTGTMLLGSEIGAALTALEPLGVDCIGLNCATGPAEMSEHLRYLAKNARIGLSCMPNAGLPVLGKNGAHYPLSPAELAEAHDVFTREYGLSLVGGCCGTTPEHLRQVVEKVQGRPITRREPQPEPSAASLYQAVPLRQDTSYLAIGERTNANGSKKFRESMLAGDWQACVEIARDQIRDGSHLLDLCVDYVGRDGVADMKEIAGRLATASTLPIVLDSTEPPVLQAGLEALGGRAVLNSVNYEDGNAPDSRFGRIASLAREHGAGLIALTIDEQGQARTAEKKVAIAERLIAELTTDYGIDEGSILVDCLTFTLATGQEESRRDGIETIEAIRELKRRHPGVQTTLGLSNISFGLNPAARVVLNSVFLHECVEAGLDSAIVHASKILPISRIPEDQREAALDLVYDRRRDGYDPLQRLLELFENVSTASVKASKAQELAALPLEERLQRRIIDGERNGLEADLDEALAERPALEIINDTLLSGMKVVGDLFGSGQMQLPFVLQSAEVMKTAVAHLEPYMEKSDSEGKGTIVLATVKGDVHDIGKNLVDIILSNNGYNVVNLGIKQPVSAILDAAQEHNADVIGMSGLLVKSTVIMKENLEELNQRKLAASFPVILGGAALTRAYVEQDLHEIYEGEVRYARDAFEGLRLMDALVAVKRGVPGATLPELKQRRHARVEVEEPEPEVNLGQIRSDVALDNTLPTPPFWGDRIVKGIPFADYASWLDEDALFKGQWGLKAARNGDGPSYEELVETEGRPRLRAWLDRLQTEGWLEAAVVYGYYPANSKGDDLIVFHEDGTERTRFTFPRQRRGRRLCLADFFRPEESGERDVVGLQVVTMGNRISEAANELFAGNSYRDYLELHGLSVQLAEALAEFWHARVRYELGFHGEDPQDVKTGPDLKAMFALKYRGARFSLGYGACPELEDRAKIAELLKPERIGVVLSEEFQLHPEQSTDAIVIHHPEAKYFNAR from the coding sequence ATGGCCACTGCAGCCGATCCGTCCATCACTCAGCAGAGCCGCGCGAACGCGTTGCGTGAGGCGCTCGCCACCCGGGTGGTGGTCGCCGACGGTGCGATGGGCACCATGCTCCAGGCGCAGGACCCGACGCTGGAGGACTTCCAGGACCTCGAGGGCTGCAACGAGGTCCTCAACATCACCCGCCCGGACATCGTCCGCTCCGTCCACGAGGCCTACTTCGCGGTGGGCGTGGACTGCGTCGAGACCAACACCTTCGGCGCCAACTACGCCGCGCTGGGCGAGTACGAGATCGCCGACCGCATCTTCGAGCTGTCCGAGGCCGGTGCCCGGATCGCCCGCGAGGTGGCCGACGCCCACGCCGCCGACGGCCGCCCCCGCTGGGTGCTCGGCTCGATCGGCCCCGGCACCAAGCTGCCGACCCTCGGCCACGCCCCGTACGAGACGCTGCGCGACGGCTTCCAGCAGAACGCGGCCGGCCTGATCGCCGGTGGCGCCGACGCGCTGCTGGTGGAGACCAGCCAGGACCTGCTGCAGACCAAGGCCGCGATCCTCGGCTCCAAGCGCGCCCTGGCCGAGGCCGGGCTGGACCTGCCGCTGCTGGTGCAGGTGACGGTGGAGACCACCGGCACCATGCTGCTCGGCTCCGAGATCGGCGCCGCGCTGACCGCGCTGGAGCCGCTCGGCGTCGACTGCATCGGCCTCAACTGCGCCACCGGCCCGGCCGAGATGAGCGAGCACCTGCGCTACCTGGCCAAGAACGCCAGGATCGGCCTGTCCTGCATGCCCAACGCGGGCCTGCCGGTGCTCGGCAAGAACGGCGCCCACTACCCGCTCTCCCCGGCCGAACTGGCCGAGGCGCACGACGTGTTCACCCGCGAGTACGGCCTCTCGCTGGTCGGCGGCTGCTGCGGCACCACCCCGGAGCACCTGCGCCAGGTGGTCGAGAAGGTCCAGGGTCGCCCGATCACCCGGCGCGAGCCCCAGCCGGAGCCCTCGGCCGCCTCGCTCTACCAGGCGGTGCCGCTGCGCCAGGACACCTCGTACCTGGCGATCGGCGAGCGCACCAACGCCAACGGCTCGAAGAAGTTCCGCGAGTCGATGCTGGCCGGCGACTGGCAGGCCTGCGTGGAGATCGCCCGGGACCAGATCCGGGACGGCTCGCACCTGCTGGACCTGTGCGTGGACTACGTCGGCCGTGACGGCGTCGCCGACATGAAGGAGATCGCCGGCCGGCTGGCCACCGCCTCCACCCTGCCGATCGTGTTGGACTCCACCGAGCCGCCGGTGCTGCAGGCCGGTCTGGAGGCGCTCGGCGGCCGCGCGGTGCTCAACTCGGTCAACTACGAGGACGGCAACGCCCCCGACTCGCGGTTCGGCAGGATCGCGTCGCTGGCCCGCGAGCACGGCGCCGGGCTGATCGCGCTGACCATCGACGAGCAGGGCCAGGCCCGTACGGCCGAGAAGAAGGTGGCGATCGCCGAGCGGCTGATCGCCGAGCTGACCACCGACTACGGCATCGACGAGGGCTCGATCCTGGTCGACTGCCTCACCTTCACCCTGGCCACCGGCCAGGAGGAGTCCCGCCGGGACGGCATCGAGACGATCGAGGCGATCCGCGAGCTCAAGCGCCGCCACCCCGGGGTGCAGACCACCCTCGGCCTGTCGAACATCTCCTTCGGCCTCAACCCGGCCGCCCGCGTGGTGCTCAACTCGGTCTTCCTGCACGAGTGCGTGGAGGCCGGCCTGGACTCGGCGATCGTGCACGCCTCCAAGATCCTGCCGATCTCCCGGATCCCCGAGGACCAGCGCGAGGCCGCCCTGGACCTGGTGTACGACCGCCGCCGGGACGGCTACGACCCGCTGCAGCGCCTGCTGGAACTGTTCGAGAACGTCTCCACCGCCTCGGTCAAGGCCTCCAAGGCGCAGGAGCTGGCCGCCCTCCCGCTGGAGGAGCGGCTGCAGCGCCGGATCATCGACGGCGAACGCAACGGCCTGGAGGCCGACCTGGACGAGGCGCTGGCCGAGCGCCCCGCCCTGGAGATCATCAACGACACCCTGCTGTCCGGCATGAAGGTGGTCGGCGACCTCTTCGGCTCCGGCCAGATGCAGCTGCCGTTCGTGCTCCAGTCCGCCGAGGTGATGAAGACCGCGGTCGCCCACCTGGAGCCGTACATGGAGAAGTCCGACAGCGAGGGCAAGGGCACCATCGTGCTGGCCACCGTCAAGGGCGACGTCCACGACATCGGCAAGAACCTGGTCGACATCATCCTGTCCAACAACGGCTACAACGTGGTCAACCTGGGCATCAAGCAGCCGGTCTCGGCGATCCTGGACGCCGCGCAGGAGCACAACGCGGACGTCATCGGCATGTCCGGCCTGCTGGTGAAGTCCACCGTGATCATGAAGGAGAACCTGGAGGAGCTGAACCAGCGCAAGCTGGCCGCCAGTTTCCCGGTGATCCTCGGCGGCGCCGCCCTGACCCGCGCCTACGTCGAGCAGGACCTGCACGAGATCTACGAGGGCGAGGTCCGCTACGCCCGGGACGCCTTCGAGGGCCTGCGGCTGATGGACGCGCTGGTCGCGGTCAAGCGCGGCGTGCCCGGCGCGACCCTGCCGGAGCTCAAGCAGCGCCGGCACGCCCGGGTCGAGGTGGAGGAGCCGGAGCCCGAGGTCAACCTCGGCCAGATCCGCTCCGACGTCGCGCTGGACAACACCCTGCCCACCCCGCCGTTCTGGGGCGACCGGATCGTCAAGGGCATCCCGTTCGCCGACTACGCCTCCTGGCTGGACGAGGACGCGCTGTTCAAGGGCCAGTGGGGCCTGAAGGCCGCCCGCAACGGCGACGGCCCGTCCTACGAGGAACTGGTGGAGACCGAGGGCCGGCCGCGGCTGCGGGCCTGGCTGGACCGGCTGCAGACCGAGGGCTGGCTGGAGGCGGCCGTGGTCTACGGCTACTACCCGGCCAACTCCAAGGGCGACGACCTGATCGTCTTCCACGAGGACGGCACCGAGCGGACCCGCTTCACCTTCCCCCGCCAGCGCCGCGGCCGCCGGCTCTGCCTGGCGGACTTCTTCCGCCCGGAGGAGTCCGGCGAGCGGGACGTGGTCGGCCTGCAGGTGGTCACCATGGGCAACCGGATCTCGGAGGCGGCCAACGAGCTGTTCGCCGGGAACTCCTACCGCGACTACCTGGAGCTGCACGGCCTCTCGGTGCAGCTGGCCGAGGCGCTCGCCGAGTTCTGGCACGCCCGGGTCCGCTACGAGCTGGGCTTCCACGGGGAAGACCCGCAGGACGTCAAGACCGGGCCTGATCTGAAAGCGATGTTCGCGCTCAAGTACCGGGGCGCCCGCTTCTCGCTCGGCTACGGGGCCTGCCCCGAGCTGGAGGACCGGGCCAAGATCGCCGAACTGCTGAAGCCCGAGCGGATCGGCGTGGTGCTCTCCGAGGAGTTCCAGCTGCACCCGGAGCAGTCCACCGACGCGATCGTGATCCACCACCCGGAGGCGAAGTACTTCAACGCGCGGTAA